The DNA window AGAAGGTTACTTTGGGAATGTCATTTTCACCGCCACTCCACTTGCTGAGGCAGGCAAGGTGACCAGTGGGCTGGCAGATGGAGCAGCAGTCATCCAAGAGGCGCTAGATAGGATGAACGATAGCTACTGCCGCTCAGCATTGGACTACCTGGAGCTGCAGCCTGATTTATCAGCATTGGTCCGTGGAGCACACACTTTCCGGTGTCCGAACCTCGGGCTCACCAGCTGGGTGCGCTTGCCAATTCATGATGCCGATTTTGGATGGGGAAGACCAGTGTTCATGGGTCCTGGTGGCATCGCCTATGAAGGGCTGGCGTTTGTCCTCCCAAGCGCGAACAAGGATGGTAGCCTATCCATAGCCATCTCATTGCAGGCTGAGCACATGGAGAAGTTCAGGAAGCTGATCTTCGAGGTGTAAGCAGACTACTTATGTTATGTCAGGGAGAAGTTGTAGAGCTAGAGTTCTCAGGTAAAATACCTTCAAGTGAGTCGTGGGGGCTATGCTCTTGCTCCTGTTGAGCAAATTGTCTGGCCACATTCTCTTGTACCTTAGCTTGCAAGGATATTTGGCCATCACCACAGCCGTGTGACGATGTGAGCAACCAATAATGAGCTGTTTTTTTGTTTTCGTTTAGGATAGGAATcaacaatgaagaaaaggtgCTGTATTCTGTGAAACTACATGGCAGTGTTGTTCTTACCAAAAATACATGACAAGTGAATTGGGTCAAGTTATTGCCTGTTGTAGCTCAAGTCGATAGATGAACATCATTGTACAGTACGAATGTACGATACGACTATAACAGCCTGATTGCCTATGAACTGCAAGTAAATGCATGTGAATAACTGAATATGTGATCGTGACTGATATTTGTTGCTTGATTGCCTCCATCAAACGTATATGTGATCTTGACTGATATTCGTTGCTTGATTGCTTCCATCAAAGCTGCATTCCTGGTGTTTTTCGTTGCAACCACTCCTTGCCATGGATATCCAGGCTTGTTTATTTGCAGGCCTCGCCCATGGCGGCGATTCATGTCCTCTCTCTCACACGCATACTACATGTTCTCTGACCTTTTGTTccaaagagaggaaaaaaacagCGGAGAAGCATCCGTTCCGTTTCTAGTGTATGGGTGGGGGTTGGCCTACTGCGACTGCCATGTGGGACACACACGACAAGGCGACCCCCACATCCTCCATGCCGTTCAAAACTTCGCGACACGAAGCCCGAGGAGCAGGGGGtttcgtcctcctcgccgcctccgcctccccccccccccccccccccccccacacgaCCCCACCCGGCCACCTCCCTCACTCACCGCCTCTCCCCCCACTCCCCCTCTCGATACACGATCAGGCGACACGCCGTCCCCTCCTTCCTTACCCCGCGTAGCCTAGTGGCTTctcatcgccaccgccgccgccatgccgtcCGCCCCCCGCTCTCCGCGATTTCAAACGTTCCTCGTCCGGTGCGCCGCCGACGGGGCGGCGGACGTGGGATGCTGCCTCAACGGTCAACCCTGCGGATTGCCGGTGCTGGGCCGCCGTGGGCGGCGCCGTTGCGCGCTGGCCtcccgcggccgcggcctcggAGGCTCTCCCTGATACCCCGCGCTCCTCCGACGCATCCGTGTGCTGCGGCCCTCGTGCGCTGCTTCAAGTGTGAAATCGGTGAGCACATCATAACTCCCCAAATCGCATTTCAGATGAACTCGAGAGGAAAATTTCAACATTATTTAAATTCGTTGCCTGATTACGCCGGCTTCTCGATGGGAATTTTTGCAGATACATTTGCGTGTGCCACCCCTTCTTGCTAGACGTTTCCTAGTGTTATTGCTACTAGTAGATTCAAGTGAGATCAATCGCCATAATTGCTCATTTATTCAACTCAAATGTGAAAATGCTGAAAGTCTATTTAACAccaaaaataataatcttagaaaaaaacaaactcgAGATATTTTCTCGTGCTTCTAGAGTATTCCTccagaaataaattaaaaaatacggAGAAAATTAACCTTGGATGGGGAATGAGGTACAGCTAGCACAGTGAAAAAGAAGGCCAGGTTCTGCAGTGCAGGCTACAGTGAACTAGATATGCGTACGTGCATCAAGCCAACGTGACAAAGCCCATCTGAATATGCTCCTATTCTTTCTATGCTTAGTTACGTCATCAAGCTATTAATTGCGCCTACCACCGAAAGACTAACCAGGGGGTTTAGCAATTAACCAGGGGGTTTAGCTATTAATTGCGCCTACCACCGAGTATGCTCATATTCtttctaagagcaggtacaatagcatgctataagccGGCTGTAACCATATatcaagaagaaaagagaagagagataaaaaagcgagctatagatttgtagccggctgcaacacggactttAAGATGTTatatgtgtatgagaggtgggaccgtgTATTAATGGTgcagtatatttttatagttaactattgtatattagattggctatgatattttggagccagtagttggctatatatTGACCTCGCTCTTAACCCCCTACGAATCCTTCTTGTTTCTTGAGATTTTGTTCGTGCACTGCTGCATTGGATTCTGTAGTTACCAGTAACAAACTTCCTAATGTGGTCAGGTTAAACCCCTCGCGAAAGGCGCGGGCGGGGGGCTTGTCCGGACGCGCGCGAGCCGAGCCGGAGCCGAAGCCGTTGCTGgtccgagccgagccgagccgagcgaGGCGTGGGGGGTGGTTGGTGTTGGTGGTGACGCCCGGGTAGTATAAGTGAAGTCCCCCTCAGTTGCATGGAAGGCGACCGCTTGCGCTAAGGCCAAAGGTgagatctctccctctccctctctctctctcctcccatctctccctctcctctgaATTTTTGTTCGTTTGCTTCCACCGATCAGAAGCCTCTCTTCCTCGCGGGGGAACCTGTGAattctcgatcgatcgcctctCTTCGTGCTTCGATTTCGCTGTGCTTGATCTCGCTCGCTCTTGCGGCCGCGCGTCTGTGTTCTACTGGTGTTGGTAACGtcgatcgctcgctcgctcgctgctGGTGTTTCTCGTCATCGTGCGGTGGggggtgcgtgcgtgcgtgcgtgcgtgctacTGGTTTGGTAAGCCCGCTCCGTTCTTGTCGTCGTCTGTGTTCTTGCGTGCTTCTGACCTTCTGTTGCTGATGCTGACGATGGTCTTCTCGGGTTTTGGTGCCGTTGGTTTTGCTGCTACTGGTGGTGGTTTTCGTGGATGGGATGAACTGAAGTTGCCGGAGGCGGACGAGCACCGCGATTCCATGGTGATCTCCGTTCGCCTCCGTGTTTGCAACTCCCACGGGTTTTGCTCGTTCCACCGTCGGATCGAAGCGTCCTCTTGTCGTTCTCGTCTACTAGATCCCTTCGGTGCACGGTGCAAGAGCTTCGTCTCTCTTTTTTAGGCCCTTCAGTCTCCAAAAAGTTCGTGAGATTTTTACCCTTCTTAGATCTTCTGGTGTTCGCGTGTTCATTATCGTTGCTTTTTTGGCTGCTGTTTCAGTCGTGATCGGTGGTTTTCTTGGAGGAGGCTGCATCCGAGTCTTCTCGGAATTAACTCGGTGATTTTTTGTTCTTCCCACCATCTGTTCCTGGATGCATCtctgtctttttttctttttttttttacggtgCTACACAGATGCGCAATGGCAACAGGAGGGTGGCTGCTTCGTCTCGATCTCTCGCTTGTTTCCATTTGAAACTATTTTCTGTTCCGGAATGTTCGAGATCGCCATTTCTTCATGTGGGTTTAGGGTTTTAGAACGTGTAGGCTTGTAACATCCTTTCTATCGTTGGGCTTCTGCTGCGATTGCTGGTCTTGTTGGGCGAGCGGAAACTGGATGTCTCTGCCCGTGCTTTTTACCTGTTATTTGGTTTAATTTTCTGCTTTTTATATGCCAAATCTTCATTAGGATTCCCTTCTTGCTGAccgagttatttttttttcctgcaagATCGACGCGTTCTGCTTATTAAGTGTATTAACACTTTTCCATTTTGTTGCCAGTTTCCGGGGGTTGTGCACTACTGCAGTGTTACATTGTTCGGCAGTTCGTTTTTGGTAAACATCTATCCATCCTTAGACCATAGTAGAACTGAAATTTGGGACCGCAGAGTTTTCTCCCCCTCGTTTATTCTTGTTCTTGAATGCTAGATTCGAGAATCTATGATTATACTTCCTTTTAATCAATTCCCTAAATTAGTCGTTACCATATGTTTTGATTATACTTCCTCGagtgaatttcttcattcttcAGATTGTCTGGTTTATTCTTGCAAGATGATTGTAATCTTGTCTACTTTTTGTATGATGCAGTTGTGTTTGTTTTCACTTCCCTCTGTTGGAATGCACTGATAAAATTTACTATTATGCTGTGCTAAATTTCTATGTATTTTTTACTGTATCATCATAGTTCACCTTAGGTCTAACTTTCATGCTAGATCTTGGGTTCAAAATGATGGCATTTGTGTATCTTGAAGATTATAAATGCAAgatataaaaagaagaaaaaaaatcctggaATGCATCCGTGGGACCTGTGTCTACCAAAAAATTGCTTTGTATGGACTGCTTTAGAGTCATGAGTCATCTTTGCTTGCTCGCTCATCAACAATATGTGTCCAAAATATTGGAGTTATGCTTTGAGCTTTGCAAACAGTGGCATACCGCGTATCTATTTTTTGTTTCTGCAAAATGCAGTTCAAATTCAAGCTAGTTAACCTTTCTATTCATTCTGCCCCAATAATTCCTATTCGTATTTTCACCGTTACTTCTAGTATTTAGGTGATCTGTAACCCGGTCTTAGTATGGAATTTAAGGATATTTTATTCCTATTATTATGTTTCAGCGAAGCAGACTCCGCTATGGCTCAACCTCAACGTCCCCTCCAAGTTCCTGACATAACAAAGTCTACTCATTCTGGAGGGAACACTGTACTTGCTTATGCTTCATCAGCTATGCAAGGATACCGTAGCACCATGGAAGATGCCGTGAGTAACCTTCCAGTCTTTTGTAGGAGAAATGGGGGGTTGACTTGCAACTAATTTTGGTGAAATTCTAAAGGCTAATTTGTGTACTCTTCTATTCTCCAGCATGCGACTATTGAAAATCTTGATGCTCCCACTAACACGTCATTCTTTGGTGTTTATGATGGCCATGGAGGTTTGATCTTCAATCTCATCCCCATATAAAcaacaaaattcaaatttattgTACTGATTGAGGGGATACTCCCTTCTCATTGTATAGGGCATATTTTCTTTAGGCATGCTCATTCTTCTTTAAAGCTACACTTTCAACTTTGATGTCTCACATAATATATTGTTCATAGCTACAAAACCAATATGATGAGAAAGCACTTTGACTAATTGTTGGTCAAAACCTACAAAGTTTGACTTCTTGAAAAGTATGCTCACCCTACATAGTACATAATGTGGGGGGAGGACTAGGCTAGTAAAATTTATAATATCCATGTACATGCAACCTTCATTGCACTCAAGAGTAATGTTGCGCAATGGTTATGTAAGATGAGTATCTCAATTATTTAACTTCTATTTCAGGTTCTGCTGTAGCAAGGTATTGCGCAAATCACTTGCACAATAAGGTTTTGGAGCAAGAAGATTTTAGCAGTAACCTTGCTAATGCATTGAGGCAATCCTTTTTCAGGTTGTTTTTACAGCTAGTTAATCCATTAACTCTATATTTTGATGCCACATGAGTTCTTTTTATAAGAATGTAAGAAACAACCATCGCCACATTGGTGTTCATTATTGCACCTGTTGTGCATccaaatataaaatatgtaatCCTTTTTCCTCCTTAATTGTTGCAGAATGGATGAGATGTTGAGAAATCAGGCGGCAAGCAAGGAATTAACTGAGTATGGTAGTGGCAACGAGTATTGGAGAACAGCTGGGCGGTCTTGGCTCAGATGTGCTCCTTGTGTGCAGGTAATATCTCAATTGTTCTGTAGATCGAGAATCtaaggtttttatatttttgttatttacttcaagttggtttttgttttccaGGGACCTGTCTATTGTGGACCATTAGCAGAAGGATGTACAGCATGTGTGGTTCTCATTAGAAATACGCAGATCGTTGTTGGAAATGCTGGTGATGCTCGTTGTGTAATCTCAAGGAATGGTCAGGTGCAGTGACTACTTTTGTTTTCAAATGCCTAGCTGGTATTTCCTTTTTCATAATGGATGATGCACTCTAATGTCACCTAACTATTCTGTTTATTTCTGTTGTATTCGAAGGCAATCGCTTTATCCAATGATCACAAACCAAATTTTCCGGAGGAAACTCAGAGAATAGTAGCTGCAGGAGGTTCCGTATCTTTTTCTAGGGGTTCCCACCGTGTTAATAATGGAATTGCAGTATCAAGAGCAATCGGTATAACTTATATGTTTGTTGGCGGTGTGAGGTCATACACAAACAATTTAATGTGTTGTAACTGGTATTCTTCTTCTTTATACAGGGGATTTATCTTACAAGAACAACAAAAAGTTGCGTCCTGAACAACAATTGCTGACTTGTTCTCCTGAAATTCGAGCTGTAAGGATAACTACGTTGTGTTATTGAAGTTAAGTTTGTCCCACTGGATATGAGCTGATGCAAAATGATCCCCTTTTGTCTCTGGCAGGACCAATTAACTGATGATACTGAGTTTCTTGTTATAGCATGTGATGGAGTCTGGTAAGTCCTCAGCTAAAAGTATCAGAAACagttcttatatttttctcCCATGTTCATGATTTCTTGCAGAATATAGGAACTCCAAATGACAATTCTCTCTCGTACGCTTATTTGTTTGTTCAAAATATTTACCGACAAAATTTGCAGATTTTGTTCAGCTCAGTTTGATTTACTGACTAGGCTACTTTACCACCATGTACATAAAGTCATTTTGTACAGTTGTTGAACCGGTGGGTCTAATTCCTTTCGTTAGTTTAGTGTGATGATAGCATTGGAGAGGTCAAATGTCTGCACCTCCCTATATATGGGTTCGGATGCTTTATTGTGTCCAGATGACTATTAACTTGGTGGCATGAATTTCAGTTTCACCTGTTCAGTTCGATGGAAATGACCATCGAATATATCTAATTTATATCATAAGGACTAAACTTGAAGTTCCTGGATGAGGAAATTATTTATGAAACCTGATGGAGTGGTGATAGGAATTTCACCCTGCCTGACCATTACTCTTTGACACAATTAATGTAACTTGCAGCTGTTTGCtctatatttacatattttttttggttttgtaggGATGTCTTGGCAAACCAGGCTGTGGTTGATTTTGTATGCCTTCACTTAAACAATGTGAGTGACATTCCCCGCCCCCTCTCCAGTGATACACTGTAACAGTAACCTTGCTACCAGATGAGGAAAATTTATCCGTGTGCAGATTATGCCTGTAGAAATGTCTTCATACTGAGAATTATAATTTTGTCCAGCATATCTTGCCCTGAATGTAGCTCTGACATTTAGCACAGACTATCCTCTAAATGGGATGGTGCCTGGCCTAGTTAAATAATTTTCTGTCGGATTGCTGTTTGTATAGTCTAAAAATGGAAGCGTGTGCACCATGTTTTGCATCTTTTCCATTTACAGTTATATGTTGTTATTCCTTTTGCCTTGACATATATGTATGATGTGACCAACACAGGGGGTGGAGCTGTCGGTAATCTGCGAGAGCCTTCTTCAGGAGGCCATTACACGAGACCCACCATCGACGGACAACATGAGCGTCATACTGGTTCGGTTCCTGCACCCAGAGGGCAACAGGGGGGCGAGGGCGGCTACTTCCAGCACCAGTACCGGCACCGTCCCCAGCCGCCACAGCAAAAGCATATCGCTTTGATCTCGATCCTTCTCATGCGGAGATGGGGGTGAACCTTGGATTTACTCCTTCGTAGGATTGCTTTCCATTGATGACTAGTCTTGTCGTACTTGGTACATTGACGACGGAGATTTGGCCTGGAGGAGGGGTCGCTTGAATTCGTTGCACATTCCTTTCTGATCCTGTTTAGTCTCGAGGAAGAAAATGCTTTAATTGACTAGTGGTACTCTTTTGGTAAAATGCCAAGCTGCCTTTACAGACTAGTAGTTCATTCTGCCTTTTATGATCTCTTCTGCTTTTTATGATCTCTCTTCATGCTTTGATCTGAATTCCCTGATGAAGCCTACATGAACGCATGCCATGCTATTTTGTTCACTTTGCATACACTGTGCTGTGCAAGTAGGCATTCTCAGTTGCTCTGCATTCAGAATAGCAGGGAGATTTTGGTTCGTGTTTCAATCTCGGCCATGCATGATGTTAGTTGTGGTCCTTGTGGAAGCAACCTGGATTTCTGGGATCCTCTGAACCGAGTGCTGCTAGCTCTGTCATCAGGAGATTGTTTTGGAGGAGATTGATTGTTGCTGCAACTAGTGGCGTGACCGGCTATTGTCTCCGTTCTATCCGCTGCGTGCAGAGAGGGCCAGGACTCGTATTGCCCGCAGTGGCGAACTGGCGGGTGACGGCCCTCCTCAGGATCGTCGGCGAGGACTCGTTTCTGTTACTTGTTACTACCTGTATGACTGTAtccccggtcgccgccgcgggatCGCCGGAGCTCCGCGGCCGTCCTGAGTTGGGGCAGGGGAGAGAAGGGAACGAACTGGAAGACTGAAAGATGGGGAAAGTATTCATAATTGACCCCTACAGAGCGTGCCGCTGTCAAGGGTAGCGGTCCGGAATTTTGCAAATTGGACTCTGAACGATCTGTTCAGTTCATGGCAAGGAGAAATTTTCGATTTTCTCATCAATGGCTACTTGGTTTAACAGACTAGCTCTGAATCGGATCGCGTTTCATTCGTGTCCTCCCCGCTCAGCGCGCGGCGGCTTAGGGTGAGTGGTGCGGCCACTCCGGCGAGTACGTCGCCGTTGTGTGGCCGAACCGAACGCCAAAGGAAAGATAGGAGTAGCATCTCCCATTTCTGCCGTGACACCTCAATCCATTTCGAATCTCAACGTTGTGGCCCCGCCACGCAAACGTGCAAGTAATTTCAGGTGGCTGTATTATAAAGCCTTGACAGATGTAGTTCTAGCTTCACCAACAAACAAGAATCATGTCAGTTACATAGTGAGGTCAACAATTGATCTCTTAACACAAACAGCAACATGGAAACCAAGCTAAGGTACCAGATCATAATGTAAGAATGCTTGATCAGATCATTATAGTACTAACTTGAAAAACTGGGATAGTAAAGCAAAATTTTGGGCATGCAAAGAAAATACTAGCTGGCTCGTAAAGCAATCAACGGTACAATCAAGTGATCAACTGCAAAGCATATAAGTCACTTGCATTATATCAAATTCATGGAAGTGTGCAGCAAAATAGTGATAACTTAGCCACTGAGGCATTCGCTAAGTAATAGCTACAAAACTCCAATCACATAGAGACCAGGACACAAAAGACTACTGCAGCACCCTAACTTAGATGATGCCAATCTTGTTGGCCACGTCGAGAGCATCGTAGTCTGGTGTCAGCTTCACGTAAGCCTTCTTCTTCCCATCAGGCCTGGAAGACAAGTAGGGTCAGTTAACTACACTACCTAGCAAATCAAGCGATAAAATGAAGTATGAAGGAAAGTGCTAACCTGATCAGAGTGTTCACTTTCTTTGCCTGGATGTCGTACATCTTCTTGACAGCagccttgatcttcttcttgtcagCCTTAAGGTCAACAATGAAGACCAGAGTGTTGTTGTCTTCGATCTTCTTCATTGCGGATTCAGTGGTAAGGGGATACTTAAGGATCTGGTACTGATCAAGCTTGTTCCTCCCAGGGGTACTGACTCTTGGGTACTTGGGGTCCCTAGACTTCTTCAAGGTCTTGGGGCGGTGAAATGTCACGGATGTGCGGATCTTCTTGGTCGTCTTCTTGGCTGTCCCAGACTTAACAGCCTTGGCTGCCTTCAAGGCTTGGGCCTTGGCATCACCTTTCTTGGCAGGAGCAGCTAGACACAAAATAAAACAATCAGTTCATGCATCTTAATTAAGCACCAAGCTAACGTTAAAAAAGCCAGACAAATGGATTCATAGACTAATTATACAACCCGACTACAGGAATACACTCATTTCCAATGGACCATATTCATCAATGCTTAGCAATTCAATACTTATTTTAAACAAATATGCATAAAAGAACTTATTCAGTACTAAGACCTTATATAGTGCAAGCAAGACTACATAATAATATGATGTACAAAACTAGAAATAGTTAAAAACAACCAATATGAAGCAATTTGCACATGGTCTGAAATCAAAAGAACATGTAAACATGATCCAGCAATATCATCTGTGTACCTTTAGGAGCCATTGGAGCTTCACAGGGCTGCCTCTTGAACTGCACACAAAGAGAACAGTGATATCAGAAGTATGAAACAGAAAAACTAAACAATACACCATTGCGAATTCAGCTATTTCATAATACATTACTAATATAGAAAGAGAAAGCCACCTAACTAAGCATAGAACTGCCACCTAAAAGGTATCTTGCTCACACATTTCACATTAGCCAAGTAAATCTAAATAAGCAATCAGGCAAAAGTTCGGCTCTACCATTTCAGTAAGTATAAGAGTACTAGTAACAGGCTAACAGCAACGATACATCCTATGTGGTAATCAAAATGTATCCTGTATTATAATCCAAACAGGGTAATTTCTGATGTGAAACCAATCAACCACCAAAAGCTAACCAAGACAACAGATTCAGAactcacacaaaaaaaaaaccaccttAATAGTCAACAAACAACTACATCAAGTTCAAATCAACCATAACGAGCACACTCATATCGCCAGCATCCCTAAACATCACCCACAGTTCTAAAGATTCACCGTACTAGACTGTGTA is part of the Oryza glaberrima chromosome 4, OglaRS2, whole genome shotgun sequence genome and encodes:
- the LOC127771613 gene encoding probable protein phosphatase 2C 42 codes for the protein MAQPQRPLQVPDITKSTHSGGNTVLAYASSAMQGYRSTMEDAHATIENLDAPTNTSFFGVYDGHGGSAVARYCANHLHNKVLEQEDFSSNLANALRQSFFRMDEMLRNQAASKELTEYGSGNEYWRTAGRSWLRCAPCVQGPVYCGPLAEGCTACVVLIRNTQIVVGNAGDARCVISRNGQAIALSNDHKPNFPEETQRIVAAGGSVSFSRGSHRVNNGIAVSRAIGDLSYKNNKKLRPEQQLLTCSPEIRADQLTDDTEFLVIACDGVWDVLANQAVVDFVCLHLNNGVELSVICESLLQEAITRDPPSTDNMSVILVRFLHPEGNRGARAATSSTSTGTVPSRHSKSISL
- the LOC127770658 gene encoding 60S ribosomal protein L23A-like → MAPKAAPAKKGDAKAQALKAAKAVKSGTAKKTTKKIRTSVTFHRPKTLKKSRDPKYPRVSTPGRNKLDQYQILKYPLTTESAMKKIEDNNTLVFIVDLKADKKKIKAAVKKMYDIQAKKVNTLIRPDGKKKAYVKLTPDYDALDVANKIGII